One segment of Thermococcus profundus DNA contains the following:
- the wtpA gene encoding tungstate ABC transporter substrate-binding protein WtpA, with translation MVLAFSLIAAGCINSNGSDSTDKEITLVVFHAGSLSVPFQQLEKEFSAYAEKNLGVKVKFQDEPSGSINAVRKVTDLGRDADVVGVADYTLIPQMLIPNYTDFYVLFATNEIVIAFTDRSKYADEMKTHPERWYEILARDGVTFGFSDPNQDPCGYRSVMVMKLADLYYGKPIFETLVEKNTNIYANGMHIYAPKEIELKTHKVVIRPKETDLIGLVESGSLDYFFIYKSVAEQHNLSYITLPDGINLKDFNKAAYYGQVEITLGSTGKTVKAKPIVYSVTVLKNAPHRDLAIEFLKFLLGERGREVFKENHQSFLDPPIAFGNVPAEIKDLVKSGD, from the coding sequence ATGGTTCTCGCGTTCTCGCTCATTGCGGCTGGATGTATAAATTCAAACGGCTCAGACTCCACAGATAAGGAGATAACGCTGGTGGTTTTCCACGCGGGCTCGCTGAGCGTGCCCTTTCAGCAGCTTGAGAAAGAGTTCTCCGCCTATGCCGAGAAGAACCTCGGCGTCAAAGTGAAGTTTCAGGATGAGCCCAGCGGGAGCATCAATGCAGTCAGGAAAGTCACTGACCTTGGAAGGGACGCGGACGTTGTAGGTGTTGCGGACTACACCCTGATTCCACAGATGCTGATCCCGAACTACACTGACTTCTACGTCCTCTTCGCGACAAACGAGATCGTCATAGCCTTTACTGACAGGAGCAAGTACGCCGACGAGATGAAGACCCACCCCGAGAGGTGGTACGAGATCCTGGCGAGGGATGGGGTTACCTTCGGCTTTTCAGATCCAAACCAGGATCCCTGCGGCTACCGCTCGGTAATGGTGATGAAGCTGGCCGATCTCTACTACGGGAAGCCCATCTTTGAGACGCTCGTGGAAAAGAACACCAACATCTACGCCAACGGCATGCACATATACGCCCCGAAGGAAATTGAACTCAAGACCCACAAAGTTGTCATAAGGCCTAAGGAAACTGATCTAATTGGCTTAGTTGAGTCTGGAAGCCTCGACTACTTCTTCATCTACAAGAGCGTGGCAGAACAGCACAACCTCAGCTACATCACCCTGCCGGACGGGATCAACCTCAAGGACTTCAACAAAGCTGCCTACTACGGCCAAGTTGAGATAACCCTCGGCTCAACCGGGAAGACCGTGAAGGCGAAGCCGATAGTTTATAGCGTCACCGTTCTCAAGAACGCCCCCCATCGGGATCTGGCCATTGAGTTCCTTAAGTTTCTCCTGGGGGAGAGGGGAAGGGAGGTATTCAAGGAAAACCACCAGAGCTTTTTGGATCCGCCGATTGCCTTTGGAAACGTGCCGGCGGAAATAAAGGATCTGGTAAAATCTGGCGACTGA
- a CDS encoding HD domain-containing protein encodes MSLLNLFIEAGNLKKLRRSGWVLRGIPNPESIADHSFRTALITLFLADELRNRGVDVDVEKAVKMALLHDLGEARITDIPMPAQGYFDKVSGERKALRDILKPTKRAEEYLELFEEYESESTLEGKLVKFADKLEMLVQACEYERAGFNALDEFWGALESLRKSDLYPHFKDVIEGLVRARKQNCLL; translated from the coding sequence ATGTCGCTTCTCAATCTTTTCATTGAGGCTGGAAACCTCAAGAAGCTCAGGAGGAGCGGCTGGGTACTGCGAGGAATCCCAAATCCGGAGAGCATAGCGGACCACTCCTTTAGAACGGCTCTGATAACTCTCTTTCTTGCGGATGAGCTTAGGAATCGTGGAGTCGACGTGGACGTGGAGAAGGCCGTTAAGATGGCCCTCCTCCATGATCTTGGCGAGGCCAGAATAACCGACATACCCATGCCCGCCCAGGGCTATTTCGACAAAGTTTCGGGAGAGAGAAAGGCCCTCCGTGACATTCTCAAACCAACCAAGCGGGCCGAGGAGTACCTGGAGCTGTTTGAGGAGTACGAGTCCGAGAGCACGCTGGAGGGCAAACTCGTAAAATTCGCCGATAAGCTGGAGATGCTGGTTCAGGCGTGTGAATACGAAAGGGCCGGCTTTAATGCGCTGGATGAGTTCTGGGGGGCCCTTGAAAGCCTAAGAAAGAGCGATTTGTACCCCCATTTTAAGGACGTCATCGAGGGGCTGGTTAGGGCTAGAAAACAAAACTGTTTGCTGTAG
- a CDS encoding GTP-binding protein: MPRRVKLGHHYYYVVGVEELKSGSFRGKNVVFEGAVEGKPTIEFLPMELPSYRTTFSLGSIRVEFSGSPCIGAGDHVKVYGRFLGDCVIASAVETERALFIAED, encoded by the coding sequence ATGCCGAGGCGGGTAAAACTCGGGCATCACTACTACTACGTGGTGGGCGTGGAAGAGCTGAAATCCGGGTCTTTTAGGGGAAAGAACGTTGTTTTTGAGGGGGCAGTTGAGGGCAAACCCACCATCGAGTTCCTGCCAATGGAGCTGCCAAGTTACAGGACGACGTTTTCACTCGGCAGTATACGCGTGGAGTTCTCGGGAAGCCCCTGCATAGGCGCTGGGGATCACGTAAAGGTCTATGGCAGGTTCCTTGGAGACTGCGTGATAGCGAGTGCCGTCGAGACAGAGAGGGCCCTGTTCATCGCGGAGGACTGA
- a CDS encoding Era-like GTP-binding protein has protein sequence MIKVAIIGAENVGKSTLMNALIGGNVSEVENLPGTTKGVIRRRFGKLKIPKSMKNPLGGADEFVLIDTAGLFDPRHELRGKVLSEEKFREIVREIASADVVIHMVDATVGLHRGMEKLHHLLKFRYDKPIIVVINKIDLVPSERVEELKGTIKKRLEQEAIPLSLATFEGFNDLLKAIAYYAQYSTQKR, from the coding sequence TTGATAAAGGTTGCTATCATAGGTGCCGAAAACGTCGGGAAATCAACCCTTATGAACGCCCTAATCGGGGGAAACGTTAGCGAGGTGGAGAACCTGCCGGGAACTACCAAGGGAGTGATAAGAAGACGATTCGGCAAGCTCAAGATCCCGAAGAGCATGAAGAATCCTCTCGGAGGGGCGGACGAGTTCGTTCTCATAGACACAGCAGGACTCTTCGATCCAAGACACGAGCTCAGGGGAAAGGTTCTGAGCGAGGAGAAGTTCCGTGAGATAGTGCGCGAGATAGCCTCGGCCGATGTGGTCATCCACATGGTCGATGCGACCGTCGGCCTCCACAGGGGGATGGAGAAGCTCCACCACCTCCTCAAGTTCCGCTACGATAAGCCCATCATCGTGGTGATAAACAAGATCGACCTTGTCCCTTCCGAGAGGGTTGAGGAACTTAAGGGGACGATAAAGAAGAGGCTGGAGCAGGAGGCGATACCCCTCTCACTCGCCACCTTCGAGGGGTTCAACGACCTCCTCAAGGCGATAGCCTACTACGCGCAGTACTCAACCCAAAAGAGGTAA
- a CDS encoding type II toxin-antitoxin system RelE family toxin, producing the protein MSFENRILVSKNALKELQEIPAGRRDLIKDRISKLALFPLAKLDVQKLRGYSNLYRLRVGEYRVIFEYDREARIVKILRVGKRENVYS; encoded by the coding sequence ATGAGCTTTGAGAACAGGATTCTTGTAAGCAAGAATGCCCTTAAAGAGTTGCAGGAGATCCCCGCAGGCCGGAGGGACTTAATAAAAGACAGAATCTCAAAGCTCGCCCTATTTCCACTGGCAAAGCTTGATGTCCAAAAGCTGAGGGGGTACAGTAATCTTTACCGCCTTCGCGTTGGTGAATACAGGGTGATATTTGAATACGACAGAGAAGCACGGATTGTAAAAATCCTGAGAGTAGGAAAGCGCGAAAATGTGTACTCCTAA
- a CDS encoding GTP cyclohydrolase IV has product MPIFETQEETPRIMEPLRRVGITNLRSVARINWKGKVYTFLPLFEITIDLPAEKKGIHMSRLIESVTDAMSEAVEEEVMKAHSSLEELGKCVIKRLEGKHPHRRAEVWVKTHLIIPRETPASGKTSYEPYDVEVGVIKNEDGSFEKVLRVRVVGNTVCPHAMANNDGKTHIQRAVGELEVRAPFEEEIPLEEMIDVVESSFSSPTYTLLKTPDENAVVQRMFSNPKFVEDVAREIFAKAKERFGGRIHVKVVSNESIHKHDVIAETWS; this is encoded by the coding sequence ATGCCCATATTCGAGACGCAGGAGGAAACCCCCAGGATTATGGAACCTCTGAGGAGGGTGGGGATAACAAACCTCAGGAGCGTTGCAAGGATAAACTGGAAAGGGAAGGTCTACACGTTCCTCCCGCTCTTCGAGATAACCATAGACCTTCCGGCTGAGAAGAAGGGCATCCACATGAGCAGGCTTATTGAGAGCGTGACTGATGCCATGAGCGAGGCCGTCGAGGAGGAGGTTATGAAAGCCCACAGCTCCCTTGAGGAGCTCGGAAAGTGCGTAATAAAGCGCCTTGAGGGCAAGCACCCACACAGACGGGCAGAGGTCTGGGTAAAGACACACCTGATCATCCCGCGCGAGACGCCCGCCAGCGGAAAGACGAGCTACGAGCCCTACGACGTTGAGGTTGGCGTCATCAAGAACGAGGACGGCTCCTTCGAGAAGGTTCTTCGCGTTAGGGTGGTAGGAAACACCGTCTGCCCCCACGCGATGGCCAACAACGACGGCAAGACCCACATCCAGAGGGCCGTTGGGGAGCTTGAGGTAAGGGCGCCCTTTGAGGAGGAAATCCCCCTGGAAGAGATGATAGACGTCGTTGAAAGCTCCTTCAGTTCGCCTACGTACACCCTGCTGAAAACCCCTGACGAAAACGCCGTGGTTCAGAGGATGTTCTCCAACCCCAAGTTCGTTGAGGATGTCGCCAGGGAGATATTCGCCAAGGCTAAGGAGCGCTTTGGTGGGAGGATCCATGTGAAGGTCGTCAGCAACGAGAGCATCCACAAGCACGACGTTATCGCCGAGACGTGGAGCTGA
- a CDS encoding DUF4129 domain-containing protein — protein MLQKAPLKITLLFLSLLFSIALLMSSTVSFGVTSVNVDLLYFIGLLLSFFLIGYGLSYLRLRGGPRRRKKSRYAIISGLLWIIAFGVAVYLLFNPRPSPQHPTNQTGIPHPGSFQRIKGGIEALYNALPSSAYLIPYLLLIVVPIFLIIKRRLGRSPSIGGPKVRFEPDLRYEDISGPPKERVIRMYRNVVAGLVLKGYPYQKSWTHREHEERLREIFPDLGDLDVLTRLFEKAKYADRLEPEDVKLARESYERLMRYLR, from the coding sequence ATGCTCCAAAAAGCCCCCCTCAAGATAACCCTTCTCTTCCTGTCCCTTCTCTTCTCGATAGCCCTCCTGATGAGCTCGACCGTCTCTTTTGGCGTGACGTCCGTTAACGTTGACCTCCTGTACTTCATCGGTCTTCTGCTGTCGTTTTTCCTCATAGGCTACGGCCTCTCCTACCTACGCCTCAGGGGAGGACCGCGGAGGAGAAAAAAGAGCAGGTACGCAATAATTTCAGGTCTCCTCTGGATAATAGCATTCGGGGTAGCTGTATACCTCCTCTTCAACCCCCGACCCAGCCCTCAGCATCCAACGAACCAAACGGGGATTCCCCATCCCGGAAGCTTCCAGCGGATAAAAGGCGGTATAGAGGCCCTGTACAATGCGCTCCCCAGCTCCGCTTATCTGATTCCATACCTCCTCCTTATTGTCGTGCCCATCTTCCTCATCATCAAGAGGAGGCTCGGAAGGTCTCCTTCCATTGGCGGTCCGAAGGTTAGGTTTGAACCCGACCTCAGGTACGAGGACATCAGCGGTCCTCCCAAGGAGCGGGTCATTAGGATGTACAGGAACGTGGTGGCCGGGCTGGTACTCAAGGGCTATCCCTATCAGAAGAGCTGGACCCACAGGGAGCACGAGGAGAGGCTGAGGGAGATATTCCCGGATCTCGGAGATCTTGACGTTCTCACTAGGCTGTTCGAGAAGGCAAAGTACGCCGACAGGCTGGAGCCAGAGGACGTCAAACTTGCCAGGGAGAGCTATGAGCGTCTGATGAGATACCTGAGATAG
- a CDS encoding DUF1699 family protein, which produces MRVEVKARNNGELIRKLRESLGPDVTEVYINLRPTKEIVVRILENAPNVRRISCPPSLYPKVSKKIINALAQIGVQLVPEGYPRGRPRKYKEETVRTVLNMFSSGKGPKEISRTLGIPLRTVYYLIERASEVGGCSKKPPSR; this is translated from the coding sequence ATGAGGGTGGAGGTCAAGGCCAGGAACAACGGCGAACTTATAAGGAAGCTCCGCGAGAGCCTCGGTCCGGACGTCACTGAAGTCTACATAAACCTCCGCCCGACGAAGGAGATAGTTGTGAGGATCTTGGAGAACGCCCCCAACGTGAGGAGGATAAGCTGTCCACCCAGTCTCTACCCGAAGGTCTCCAAAAAGATAATCAATGCCCTCGCCCAGATCGGCGTTCAGCTCGTTCCCGAGGGTTATCCCAGGGGAAGGCCGAGGAAGTACAAGGAGGAGACCGTCAGGACCGTTCTTAACATGTTTTCCTCCGGGAAGGGGCCGAAGGAGATCAGCAGAACCCTTGGAATACCCCTGAGGACGGTCTACTACCTAATTGAGAGGGCCTCAGAGGTGGGCGGATGCTCCAAAAAGCCCCCCTCAAGATAA
- a CDS encoding DUF530 family protein, whose product MTTTEELVAQVNKILDDIGIDMAGLFEDFDVPTLSYYLNRNLSILSDLEEELERRVGELPSSPTSYDRKNRDPHLQWVYRKKRNRILAIERLKASITAHKMALALISANYSLRIGKKEINPGNIKQENLGEVKAVPKQIRLGRIEILPHLAYSGDVLRLLAREGLEVRESFKFIKGKLREKGTVQTRGLRIEVEYWSENRLKKDRIDLPADSDIEGELRKRYGRRFRWRVLSFVKAKGVLINNHYTVDNLALAYSTLDPENGAKKLGLDLFRYYFLTSETERMGLGLYPDIRLCIDCHYSIFDIPFQDEPDFKTGYGSMLVMRKCEMEGMLSGRRTDISGVPNHILGGVLLYGMTPWDEAKVSKLLGIPRDELEDGIRKFVISGLHNTLFADTGKFEKFMPKSDRARQFLALLQG is encoded by the coding sequence ATGACGACGACGGAAGAACTCGTCGCGCAGGTTAACAAGATACTGGACGATATTGGGATAGACATGGCAGGGTTATTTGAGGATTTCGACGTTCCCACCCTTTCGTATTACCTGAACAGAAACCTCTCGATACTGAGCGATCTCGAGGAGGAGCTGGAGAGAAGGGTTGGAGAGCTCCCTTCCTCCCCGACCTCCTACGACAGGAAGAACCGCGATCCCCACCTCCAATGGGTTTACAGGAAGAAGAGGAATCGTATCCTCGCCATCGAGAGGCTCAAGGCTTCTATAACGGCACATAAAATGGCCCTCGCTTTAATATCCGCCAACTACTCCCTCAGGATCGGAAAGAAGGAGATAAACCCCGGCAACATCAAGCAGGAAAACCTTGGAGAGGTTAAAGCGGTTCCAAAACAGATCAGACTGGGCCGCATTGAAATCCTCCCCCATTTGGCCTACTCCGGCGATGTGCTGAGATTGCTCGCGAGGGAAGGTCTGGAGGTCAGGGAGTCCTTCAAGTTCATAAAGGGAAAGCTGAGGGAGAAGGGGACCGTTCAGACGAGGGGGCTCAGGATAGAGGTGGAGTACTGGAGTGAAAACAGGCTTAAGAAGGACAGGATAGACCTTCCGGCCGACTCCGACATAGAGGGAGAGCTGAGGAAGCGCTACGGAAGGAGATTCCGCTGGAGGGTCCTCAGCTTCGTCAAGGCAAAGGGGGTCCTCATAAACAACCACTACACCGTGGACAACCTTGCGCTGGCTTACTCGACCCTAGATCCAGAGAACGGTGCCAAAAAGCTCGGTCTCGACCTCTTCCGCTACTACTTCTTGACCTCCGAGACCGAAAGGATGGGACTGGGCCTTTACCCGGACATAAGGCTCTGCATCGACTGCCACTACTCGATATTCGACATCCCATTCCAGGACGAGCCCGACTTCAAGACCGGCTACGGGAGCATGCTCGTCATGAGAAAGTGTGAGATGGAGGGAATGCTGTCCGGCAGGAGGACCGATATAAGCGGCGTCCCCAACCACATCCTTGGAGGGGTTCTTCTGTACGGAATGACCCCCTGGGACGAGGCTAAGGTGTCCAAACTCCTCGGAATTCCCCGCGATGAACTGGAAGACGGCATAAGGAAGTTCGTGATTTCGGGTCTCCACAACACCCTCTTTGCAGATACCGGAAAATTCGAGAAGTTCATGCCCAAGAGCGACAGGGCGAGGCAGTTCTTGGCCCTCCTCCAGGGGTGA
- a CDS encoding DNA topoisomerase IV subunit A, whose translation MPKRRAIHREKPRERFSYDPTKVLTKLEEYGRRILEDIKAGKNPYFDIPMRGLSNVYFDEKRRVIRMGDKLSRRYFLNVAHTRKFMQTLLLMAYVKRLVSENKHASLREAYYANKHTIPGTKENTFEDQRESDPIIEDLERMMGVLREEMHLTADRRGYIYGDIVIKDGEDEFNAGKLGMGGWAVPGTVEHLQFPEINVDYALVVETAAMADRLIEEKFAQKQNALIIATQGQASRGVRRLIHRLHYEEGLPIIVFTDGDPYGWYIYSTIKQGSINLAYLSEKLATPEAKFVGMTMDDIERYGLRNVTEKLKGIPPNKKGGPTGDYKRIIEEMNYPWFQNKEWQRQLKMALKMGVRIEQQALANKSLEFVAKEYLPEKINSGDLLP comes from the coding sequence ATGCCTAAACGCAGAGCAATCCACCGCGAGAAGCCCAGGGAGAGGTTTTCTTACGACCCGACCAAGGTGCTCACAAAGCTGGAAGAGTACGGGAGGAGGATCCTCGAGGACATCAAAGCGGGCAAGAATCCCTACTTTGACATCCCGATGCGCGGGCTTAGCAACGTCTACTTCGACGAGAAGAGGCGCGTCATCAGGATGGGAGACAAGCTCTCAAGGAGGTACTTCCTCAACGTTGCCCACACTAGGAAGTTCATGCAAACGCTTTTGCTCATGGCGTACGTTAAGAGGTTGGTGAGTGAAAACAAGCACGCGAGCCTTCGTGAAGCCTACTACGCCAACAAGCACACGATTCCGGGAACGAAGGAGAACACCTTCGAGGACCAGCGCGAGAGCGACCCGATAATAGAGGACCTCGAGAGGATGATGGGCGTTTTGAGGGAGGAGATGCACCTCACCGCGGACAGGCGCGGCTACATCTACGGCGACATCGTCATCAAGGACGGGGAGGACGAGTTCAACGCCGGCAAGCTCGGTATGGGAGGCTGGGCCGTCCCCGGAACAGTTGAGCACCTTCAGTTCCCAGAGATAAACGTCGATTACGCGCTCGTCGTCGAGACCGCTGCTATGGCCGACCGTCTAATCGAGGAAAAGTTTGCCCAAAAGCAGAACGCATTGATAATAGCTACCCAGGGCCAGGCTTCACGTGGAGTTAGGAGGCTCATCCACAGGCTCCACTACGAGGAGGGGCTTCCAATAATAGTCTTCACCGATGGAGACCCCTACGGTTGGTACATCTACTCGACCATAAAGCAGGGCTCGATAAACCTCGCCTACCTCAGCGAGAAGCTCGCGACTCCTGAAGCCAAGTTTGTTGGGATGACGATGGATGACATAGAACGCTACGGACTCAGGAACGTCACTGAAAAGCTCAAGGGAATCCCGCCCAACAAGAAGGGAGGCCCAACGGGCGACTACAAGAGGATTATCGAGGAGATGAACTACCCCTGGTTCCAGAACAAGGAGTGGCAGAGGCAGCTTAAGATGGCCCTTAAGATGGGGGTCAGGATTGAGCAGCAGGCTTTAGCCAATAAGTCCCTCGAGTTCGTCGCTAAGGAATACCTGCCGGAAAAGATAAACAGCGGTGATCTCCTGCCATGA
- the top6B gene encoding DNA topoisomerase VI subunit B gives MAEATQLFKEFKIQSVSEFFRRNAAMLGYTGKVRSLTTLVHEAVTNSLDACEEAGIPPYVRVEIEELGSEHYKVVVEDNGPGIPEKYITHVFGKMLAGTKAHRNIQSRGQQGIGISGAVMFAQITSGKATRVITSTGGDTIIEAWVKIDVDKNEGKIVKKEKKPNPTGWRGTRIELEVKNVRYIRSRQGVYWYLKLTAIANPHAHIELIEPDGKLIVFPRSSDEVPEPPVEMKPHPRGVLTDDVYRMAKKTRRNTVKRFLIGEFSRISDKKVDELVEYIAALRLIKTEKDKKVQEQLYERLAKGEVKEVLRSFRGYTKVVKQVAKIMEKPPEKLTWHEAEEIVEAFKYMKFLAPPTHGLRPIGEENIEKGLKGILKPEFVTAVTRPPKVYSGGIPFQVEVGIAYGGEIQSGFDVFRYANRVPLLFDAGSCVTTIAARSIDWKRYKVDDPERTPLVVMINVVSVHVPYTGTGKQSIANVDEIYSEIRLAIMDAARRLQTYLSGKHRKLAQVKRRKTFEKYVPEIARALSILTGEPEDAIKAYFISYIENHFAAKEKEAAPAEVGENA, from the coding sequence ATGGCCGAAGCAACTCAGCTCTTTAAGGAATTCAAAATCCAGAGTGTCAGCGAGTTCTTCAGAAGAAACGCGGCAATGCTCGGCTACACGGGCAAGGTCCGCTCGCTGACAACTTTAGTCCATGAAGCTGTAACGAACTCCCTTGATGCGTGCGAAGAGGCAGGAATACCGCCCTACGTCAGGGTTGAGATAGAGGAGCTTGGAAGCGAGCACTACAAGGTTGTTGTTGAAGACAACGGGCCCGGAATCCCGGAAAAGTACATAACCCACGTCTTCGGAAAGATGCTCGCCGGAACCAAGGCCCACAGGAACATACAGAGCAGAGGGCAACAGGGTATAGGCATCAGCGGCGCCGTCATGTTCGCCCAGATAACGAGCGGAAAGGCAACGCGCGTCATAACTTCCACTGGCGGCGACACTATAATCGAAGCCTGGGTTAAAATCGACGTTGACAAAAACGAGGGTAAAATCGTCAAGAAGGAGAAAAAGCCCAATCCAACCGGCTGGCGGGGAACTAGAATTGAACTTGAGGTTAAGAACGTCCGCTACATCCGCTCGAGGCAGGGGGTTTACTGGTACCTCAAGCTCACTGCTATAGCCAACCCCCACGCCCACATCGAGTTGATTGAACCCGACGGAAAGCTCATAGTCTTCCCGCGTTCGAGCGATGAAGTGCCGGAGCCGCCCGTCGAAATGAAGCCCCACCCACGCGGAGTTCTCACGGACGACGTCTACAGGATGGCCAAGAAGACGAGGAGAAACACCGTAAAGCGCTTCCTCATAGGAGAGTTCTCCAGGATAAGCGACAAGAAGGTCGACGAGCTGGTCGAGTACATCGCCGCGCTCAGGCTCATAAAAACGGAGAAGGACAAGAAGGTTCAGGAACAGCTCTACGAGAGGCTCGCAAAGGGTGAGGTTAAGGAGGTTCTCCGCTCCTTCAGGGGCTACACAAAGGTCGTCAAGCAGGTGGCAAAGATTATGGAGAAGCCGCCGGAAAAGCTCACCTGGCACGAGGCTGAGGAGATAGTTGAGGCCTTCAAGTACATGAAGTTCCTTGCCCCGCCAACCCACGGCTTAAGGCCAATAGGGGAGGAGAACATCGAGAAGGGTCTGAAGGGGATTCTCAAGCCTGAGTTCGTGACTGCCGTGACGAGACCGCCCAAGGTGTACTCCGGTGGAATACCCTTCCAGGTCGAGGTTGGGATAGCCTACGGCGGCGAGATCCAGAGCGGCTTTGACGTCTTCCGCTACGCCAACCGCGTTCCGCTTCTCTTTGACGCTGGTTCCTGTGTAACGACCATAGCGGCACGCTCAATAGACTGGAAGCGCTACAAGGTTGACGACCCCGAGAGAACCCCTCTCGTCGTCATGATAAACGTCGTTTCGGTCCACGTTCCCTACACCGGAACCGGAAAGCAGAGCATAGCCAACGTTGACGAGATCTACAGCGAGATCCGCCTGGCAATAATGGACGCTGCGAGGAGGCTTCAAACTTACCTAAGCGGCAAGCACAGAAAGCTGGCCCAGGTGAAGAGGAGGAAGACCTTCGAGAAGTACGTGCCCGAGATAGCAAGGGCCTTGAGCATACTCACGGGTGAGCCCGAGGACGCCATTAAGGCCTACTTCATATCATACATAGAGAACCACTTCGCGGCCAAGGAGAAGGAGGCCGCCCCAGCGGAGGTGGGTGAGAATGCCTAA
- a CDS encoding KH domain-containing protein, with amino-acid sequence MDEFERLLRKYERVDKDGRPVDDEPEEGITYAAEGEQEEFVRIPKERIAVVIGKKGETKREIERRTGTKIEIDSDTGEVFITATKEAKDPLAVWKARDIVLAIGRGFSPERAFRLLNEGETLEVINLTDVIVGNDKNALPRVRGRIIGRKGRTREIIEEMSGTDVSVYGKTVAIIGNPIQVEVAKTAIEKLARGSPHGVVYKYLERRKKDLELESTAYYEALEGGAPPVELKDNEEGEE; translated from the coding sequence ATGGACGAGTTCGAGAGACTGCTGAGGAAGTACGAGAGGGTCGACAAGGACGGAAGGCCCGTTGATGATGAACCCGAGGAGGGCATAACCTACGCGGCCGAGGGCGAGCAGGAGGAGTTCGTCCGGATCCCCAAGGAGAGGATAGCCGTAGTTATCGGAAAGAAGGGGGAGACGAAGAGGGAGATAGAGAGGAGAACCGGGACGAAGATCGAGATAGACAGCGATACAGGTGAGGTCTTCATAACCGCGACCAAGGAAGCCAAAGACCCCCTCGCCGTCTGGAAGGCGAGGGACATAGTTCTAGCCATAGGAAGGGGGTTCTCCCCGGAGAGAGCGTTCAGGCTCTTGAACGAGGGTGAGACCCTTGAGGTCATCAATCTAACGGATGTCATCGTTGGAAACGATAAAAACGCCCTTCCAAGGGTAAGGGGGCGCATAATAGGCAGAAAGGGGAGGACCAGGGAAATAATCGAGGAGATGAGCGGCACCGACGTGAGCGTCTACGGAAAGACCGTGGCCATAATAGGAAACCCCATACAGGTGGAAGTGGCAAAAACCGCTATAGAGAAGCTCGCCAGGGGATCGCCTCACGGCGTCGTTTACAAGTACCTCGAAAGGAGGAAGAAGGATCTCGAGCTAGAGAGCACCGCCTACTACGAGGCCCTCGAAGGAGGGGCGCCCCCCGTTGAGCTCAAAGATAATGAGGAAGGAGAGGAGTGA
- a CDS encoding serine protein kinase RIO yields the protein MLEEHLDREIESILGLRERREKDSELYKIANEVFDKTTKETLAYLHRRGKIEALYGVISTGKEANVFAGIDGNGERIAVKIYRTYTTEFRRIWEYLAADPRVGYLPKDMRKLVFVWTRREFKNLQRAIKYAVRVPEPIAFRNNVLVMEFIGGEAPAPRLKDVERELEKEDFEELYNFTIGVIERLWKRGDMVHGDLSEYNILIHNRPVVIDWSQATVRRNRMSLELLKRDLRNVISYFRKRGVDTEDPEEKFRQLAGI from the coding sequence ATGCTGGAAGAGCACCTTGACCGCGAGATAGAGAGCATCCTGGGCCTCAGGGAAAGAAGGGAGAAGGACAGCGAACTGTACAAGATAGCCAACGAGGTCTTTGATAAGACCACGAAGGAGACCCTGGCTTACCTGCATAGGCGGGGAAAGATAGAGGCTCTCTACGGCGTCATCAGCACCGGAAAGGAGGCCAATGTCTTCGCGGGCATTGATGGCAACGGCGAGAGAATAGCGGTTAAAATATACCGAACCTACACCACCGAGTTCCGGAGGATATGGGAGTACCTGGCGGCTGATCCAAGGGTGGGATACCTCCCGAAGGATATGAGAAAGCTCGTCTTTGTGTGGACTCGGAGGGAGTTTAAAAACCTCCAGAGGGCCATAAAATACGCCGTTCGCGTTCCCGAACCGATAGCCTTCCGCAACAACGTACTGGTGATGGAGTTCATTGGTGGCGAGGCTCCAGCCCCAAGGCTCAAGGACGTCGAGCGGGAGCTCGAAAAAGAAGACTTTGAAGAGCTCTATAACTTTACAATCGGTGTTATAGAGCGCCTCTGGAAGAGGGGAGATATGGTTCACGGGGATTTGAGCGAGTACAACATCCTGATCCACAACAGACCCGTTGTTATAGACTGGTCCCAGGCGACCGTGAGAAGGAACAGGATGAGCCTCGAACTCCTAAAGAGGGATCTGAGGAATGTAATCAGCTATTTCCGGAAGAGGGGTGTTGACACCGAAGATCCGGAAGAAAAGTTTCGCCAGCTCGCTGGCATCTGA